A genomic stretch from Octopus sinensis linkage group LG14, ASM634580v1, whole genome shotgun sequence includes:
- the LOC118766097 gene encoding uncharacterized protein LOC118766097, whose translation MLTAVPFQSGHDLNMTWVIIIVAAAVILSVAIVVSITLCVFRCINHTNNSPTTAENPNFLSQTEMRQLLYQTNNPVAITRNAEEIFNRNLQTIKSKSQFFLEMEQTPDEWKFSTTQRRLPPVPQRCDSIHSQGRRTSSIMSYNSDTLTSQKDREASKSNGKTKPYDEIPAEPEYTNDNPVAATILKGQQIQDTYLQPT comes from the exons ATGTTGACTGCTGTGCCATTCCAGTCTGGTCACGACCTGAATATGACTTGGGTAATTATCATTGTAGCAGCAGCTGTAATACTATCTGTGGCTATTGTAGTGTCCATAACACTGTGTGTTTTCAGATGTATTAATCACACAAATAACTCACCCACAACAGCAGAgaatcccaactttctctctcagacTGAGATGAGACAATTACTGTATCAGACTAACAATCCTGTTGCAATAACGAGAAATGCAGAAGAGATATTTAACCGAAATCTTCAGACAATAAAATCTAAAAGTCAGTTTTTCCTGGAGATGGAACAGACACCGGATGAATGGAAATTCTCAACAACACAGAGGAGACTTCCACCTGTGCCTCag AGATGTGATTCAATCCATAGTCAAGGACGTCGCACAAGTTCCATCATGTCTTACAACAGTGACACCTTAACATCCCAAAAGGACAGAGAAGCTAGCAAGAGTAATGGCAAGACTAAACCATATGATGAGATACCTGCAGAACCAG AATATACCAATGACAATCCAGTTGCAGCCACAATACTAAAGGGACAACAAATACAAGATACCTATCTACAGCCAACATAG